The genome window ATCCAACTTGTTTTATTCTGGACCGGCAGATCCTCCCACTCGTCAGCCAAATAGTGCGTGATGTTTCGGGAGCTTTGCCAATACAGCCGCCAATAGTCCGGCAGCAACAACTTGGCATCCTTCAAGATGTGCTGCGCCTCTTCAAATTCATCGTGCAGAATCAAGTCTGCTGATTGGGCAAGCTGACGCTGCGCCCTGCGCAGTTTTTCCACACGAGGATCCGGGGCCAGAGTGAAGGCGATCTGTTCGGGCAGCCCCAGCGGCTCGCCGGAAACGCAATCGCACAACTTTTCTCGGTGCAGCAACTCCCACAGCACATCCACGCGCAACCCCTGCGCCAAGGTACGCTCGCCCGCGTCCCGATGTGAGTGGTTGTGAACTGCTACGACTCGGCCATTGCTCAGGAATACGGGAGAGCCACTAAAGCCACCGTAGGTCCGCGCATCGTAAGCTACCGATTGGCGCTGCACCATCGCTGCATTGGGCACATGGCGGAGCCCGGTCATCCGGCTGACGCTGCCCTGCACGAACGTGGCCGACGCGAAAACATCTGGTTGAATGAACTGGTCATGCTGATAACCTGGATAGCCGAGGATTCCCACGCGAGAACCCATAATGCCGAACGTCTCTTCCGGCGAGGCGAGAACCACTTCGGCAGGCAGATCAGGACCGACCGCTTCGAGTTTGAGAATGGCAATGTCGGAACATTCCGTATCCACTTCGCCATCGGCCGGATTGGCGGATTGGATCAACGTCTTGCCGTCGTCCATGAAGCGAATCACGCCTCCGTGATACCAGATTTTCTCAACCTTGTAGCTGGTTCGACTTTCATTAAGAACCGCGATCTTGGCAATATCCGCGACATGAGCGTTTGTCGCGACCCACCGCTTGGCGCGCGAAATCACAAAGCCGGTACCCCATGCTCCCCGGGCAGGATTGCCAATTCTTAGCACGGCCTGCTGAAAACTTCGAACCGGCGCGGCAAAATCGCCGTTCGTCGGCTCGCTGGACAGGGAATTAAGCGGCCGCCCTTTCACGCCCCCCAACCCGAGATTCTCGGGCAAAGGCGCCGGCAAGGCAGTGCCGACTGCCCGGGTTAAGTCTGCGTTAATGGGCGCCGGAACAGGCGGCCGGCCTGTGGAAGGGGACGGCGTTGGCATCGGTTCGCTCACGGTGTCCGCAATCGGTTTGTTGCTGCTCCTGGCTAGTTTGCTGGGGGTGACTCGGACCAATTGATTCTTGCCGATTCGACCCGTCTTGGATTCCAGCCGTGCAATTGCCGAAGTTTCCGTGACTTGCGTCACGCGGCCAGTCGCTAGGACAGCGATCCCATCGAGGTCGGGCAACTCAATATAGATTTCGATCTTGTCGCCGAGGACAGGTTCTTCTCCCGCACGCACGGCGATGGTCACGGTATCCTCAGCCACGGAAATGACGCGCCCTTTTGTGGTCGGGATCGCCGGATCTCCTAGTTGAGCCATTGTTGAACACAGAACCATTACGATCGAATACAGCGTCATGGGAATGTTCCTTTCAAAGGTTGCGCCGCGAGTAGAAAACTACCGTCTGAAGAGATAGCGAATCTCCAAAATCTCCGCCAAAATGCCGGATCACCGACGAGCGTCGAGCTCCGCGGTTACGAACAACTCAAACCCACACGAATGTACCCCCTCGACGTGAGGGATTCAATAGTTGACCCTTGATTTTTTGATCTTTATCGAACTGCGTCTGCTCCCAGCCTGGCGCGGAGAGCGCCGATCCCCTGGTAGGTTCCCCAACGCCAACGGCGGGCATGAATCTACGCAGGGCCAATGATCGGCCAAGCCCGTCCCACAGACCGTTTTTCGTGCGTGATCTGAGAGGCTGCTCTGAGCCTCAGTCGAAGTAGAAGCAAAGCAGATAGGGCGATGGATTTTGAATCAAGCGTATTTTTCTTGCGCTGCGGCGATCCAATCAGCAAACCGTCTCC of Pirellulales bacterium contains these proteins:
- a CDS encoding trypsin-like peptidase domain-containing protein — protein: MTLYSIVMVLCSTMAQLGDPAIPTTKGRVISVAEDTVTIAVRAGEEPVLGDKIEIYIELPDLDGIAVLATGRVTQVTETSAIARLESKTGRIGKNQLVRVTPSKLARSSNKPIADTVSEPMPTPSPSTGRPPVPAPINADLTRAVGTALPAPLPENLGLGGVKGRPLNSLSSEPTNGDFAAPVRSFQQAVLRIGNPARGAWGTGFVISRAKRWVATNAHVADIAKIAVLNESRTSYKVEKIWYHGGVIRFMDDGKTLIQSANPADGEVDTECSDIAILKLEAVGPDLPAEVVLASPEETFGIMGSRVGILGYPGYQHDQFIQPDVFASATFVQGSVSRMTGLRHVPNAAMVQRQSVAYDARTYGGFSGSPVFLSNGRVVAVHNHSHRDAGERTLAQGLRVDVLWELLHREKLCDCVSGEPLGLPEQIAFTLAPDPRVEKLRRAQRQLAQSADLILHDEFEEAQHILKDAKLLLPDYWRLYWQSSRNITHYLADEWEDLPVQNKTSW